In Zingiber officinale cultivar Zhangliang chromosome 1A, Zo_v1.1, whole genome shotgun sequence, the DNA window TAGTTGGCCCATGGGAATTTTGAAGTAGCGGCACACATcagaaaagaaggggtgaggaggaaGACGAAGACCGACAGTGAATTGCTCTTTGAAAAAGGTGCAGTAGCCGGTGGGAGGAGCAAAAAATTGGTGCATTCCAGTTGGGATAATTACATGAGTGTTGGCAGCGACTCCGTAGTTATATCGCAGATTATCCAGGTCTAATTCATTGAAGGTGGACGAACCAGGAAAATACATTGCCGCAAGAGAAGACAGATAAGAGGAAGATGCCATGTGGAAAGAAACTGATGGggaaaaaatcaagcaaggagctATCGACGGAAGAAGAAAGGCTTAAGTGCGGTTACGGATTCAGGATGGAAGAAAGTGAAAGCTGGGAAAAGTTTGGAGGCAGAAGCAAGGGGAGAGTATTTATAGCCGTTGGGCGAAAGGGCAATTTAGTCAGTTATCATCCATCGGTCCACAAAAATTGGCGAGAGCAAAAAAGGCCGATGGATCGTCTTAGAAAACAGTGCCCAAGGGTATATCTAGAAAAGCATCAGTGCGAAGTACGAGGAGACAGACTTCGGGAAAAGGCGTGACAGTTATAAGTGTCCCATGAACTCCTAACCCTCACTTTCTCGCTCTGGTTTTGTCTTATGCCAGACTAAGGAAGGACGGTGGAGAAAGCAGACCAGGGTGGCTGGCTGAGCCAGGGTGGTAAGCGGGGAAAGGAGAATGAAACCAGGTCAGGGTAAGGAATTGAGCCCCGACCGTGACCGGTTAAAGCCTAAACAAGAAGGTCGAAGTACACATTCATATAGCCATAGTTCCTACTGGTCTGGAAAGGCGCATAGACATTGTTGAGAGATTAACAAGCCGAGGGAAGGTCAAAAACAGGCAGTCATATCATGAAAGGGTTAAGCAGTCCTAGATAGTAATAAGTTTGAAAATACAAGTAAACAATATCGACAAAAATTTTATAGCTCCATTTCTACATCAAGGTTCGGCATCAGCTGAGGGTGCTGGGAGGAGAAAGAGGTCGTCGTTGTCCTTGAAGGAAGGATAAGACCCTGCAGGAAGTTCGCGCATCAGGTGATTAGTGTCCAAGAAATTCTCCGAAGGTGCAGAGTGGAGTAGGCCTTGCTCAAACAGTTGACGAGCCCCGCCGGCCACACCATAACATAACAAAAGGTTCATCAAACCTCCCATCTTCCTCAAGAAGAAAGGAGATGTGACGTAGGATATCCTGTACACTCTAAGACGACCGGCCTCACCTGCCTGGTAATCCACTAGCTCTGCCTTGGTCTTCTCAGCATCGGCTCGGATCAGAGCCAAATCTTTTTGACCCTGGGAAGCATTCTCCTGGGCCCTCAGAAGATCGGCTTGTAGTGATTTGATCGTGGCTTGGCTAGCATCCCATTTACTTTGAATAGCTtgttcccggtcggttgtcccagactctcgccccagtgcgagttataagtgagcacgactctcacgcccaacgaccttcctggtcgactgtcccagactctcgccccaatgcgagttataagtgaactaagctctcacgcccaacgaccttcccggtcggctgtcccagactcttgccccagtcctagttataagtgagcacggctctcacgtccaacgaccttcccggtcggcggtcccagactctcgccccagtgcgagttataagtgagcacgactctcacgcccaacgactttctcggtcgactgtcccagactctcgccccagtgcaagttataagtgagcatgactctcacgcccaacgaccttcccggtcggctatcCCAAACTCTTGctctagtgcaagttataagtgagcacggctctcacgcccaagGACCTTCCCGgtcgactgtcccagactctcgcgccggtgcgagttataagtgagcacgactctcacgcCAACGACTTTCCCAGTCGgcagtcccagactctcacctcagtgcgagttataagtgaactaagCTCTCAAGCCCAATGACCTTCTCGGTCggctgccccagactctcgccccagtgcgagttataagtgagcacgactctcatgcccaacgaccttcccggtcggctgtcccagactctcgccccagtgcgagttataagtgagtacgactctcacgcccaacgaccttctcggtcggctgtcccagactctcgcctcagtgcgagttataagtgagcatgactctcacacccaacgaccttcccggtatcccagactctcgccccagtgcgagttataagtgagctaagctctcacgcccaacgccTTTTCCGGTCGGTATTCCTTACATGCACCATGGTAAAATACAACAAAGCATACTCCCGCGCGCGACTAGCATATTCTCAGGCGTCTTGACTTCCCAGCCCTTATGGTGAGAAGTAAGAAGAAGGTCGGGTAAGTAAGTTATCCTTATTATTTTTACTAGAGATATTAGAAAAACATAGGTAATGCAAAAGTAAGGCGGCATAGATCTGCACCATAATAAACGAAATCCAGGAAACATGTTttctttcataaaaaaaaaatgaacatttATCAGGGGCTTCAATTGCTACCAGACCTAGACGCATGATCCTTTCCCTCTAAACGAGCCCTTGCTCGAGCCAACTCTTTTTGGACATGTTCAAGGGTATTCTGCAGTTGGTCGACGGTCTCATCCTTTATCCGACTCTCCTCTTTCAGCAAGGCCTCTTTGTCCTCGTGTTTCATCTTTAGATATAGAATATGATGGATCTGACTCTGGAAGTCCGCTTGCTCCTTCATCTTGAGAGCTATCTCGGCCCGAGTTCTATATTTGGCGACCTGCCAGAGCTCTTCCATTTCCCTACGGAGGGAGGTTTGAAGATCCCTGGTTAGTGTCATGTCACGCAAAGCTTTTTCTTTAAGGGCCAGCTGGCAACGTAAAGAAGATAGCTCGGTGGGCTCCATGAGCTAGAGGAGGATAGCCGGGAAAAAGAAAAGATAGAAGTATGTGTGGCAGTGGAAGGGGGCACGAACCTTTTtataaggaggaagaaggtgaagggattCCTCGAAACTTGAGTTGACGCTTGGAGAACAGTGTGACACTTATAGGAAAAAGGTATGCGCGGAAATCGAAGAATCAATATACACGTATCAACAATTCCGCTTATCTACTGGGAAGCCGAGAAATTCTAAAGGAGATAGAGGGAAGCAGGTCAGCAGGAGATGCGAAAACCAGGTCAGATAACAAAgggacttgggtctagtcagtcggactagagcctctttcgactagacttgagggggagacttgtgatacggtcCATGAGAAGGGGGCAGACGGCTGACGTGGCCAAAAGTCAAGCCCATGGGATGGTCATAAGTCCGGCccccgtggaggtcagaagtcaagcttgcatGGCAGTGGTCAGAGCTTCAGCTGACGGGGCAGTCAAAGGTCAAGATTACAGGTGGGACAAGATCCAACCTCAGTGATAATTAGGGGGCGGACCCACAGGCTGGGTATGAATAAAGGTTGGGCCCACAGGCTAGGTAAGGGCACGGAAGGAAAGGTTTCTGATGCAGAACAGACCAAGTgttaaagcgtacaggtcgggattgtgtctaccaaggatacaggtcgggacctCTAGCCTTGCGGCGTAAGATATACGGACAAGCGTACAGGTCGAGATTGTGcctaccaaggatacaggtcgggacctCTAGCCTTGCGGCGCAAGATACATGGACAAACATACAGGTCGGGATTGTGCCtatcaaggatacaggtcgggacctCTAGCCTTGCGGCGCAAGATACATggacaagcgtacaggtcgggattgtgCCTACCAAGGATACAGGCCGGGACCTCTAGTCTTGCGGTGCAAGATACATGGacaagcgtacaggtcaggattgtgcctaccaaggatacaggtcgggacttcTAGCCTTGTGGCGCAAGATACACGGATAAGCGTATAGGTCGGGATTGTGCCTACCAAGGATACAAGTCGGGACCTCTAGCCTTGCGGCGCAAGATACACggacaagcgtacaggtcgggttTGTGCCTACCAACGATATAGGTCGGGACCTCTAGCCTTGCGGCGCAAGAACATggacaagcgtacaggtcgggattgtgcctaccaaggatacaggtcgggacctCTAGCCTTGCGGGGCAAGATACATggacaagcgtacaggtcgggattgtgCCTACCAAGGATATAGGTCGGGACTTCTAGCCTTACGACGCAAGATACACGGataagcgtacaggtcgggattgtgccttccaaggatacaggtcgggacccCTAGCCTTGCTGCGCAAGATACATGGACAAGCGTACAGATCGGGATTGTGcctaccaaggatacaggtcgggactcaAGATAAGCGAAAGCAGACCGatgcatacaggtcgggatcaTTAAATATGAAGAGCCAATACAAGAGCAATGGAATAAGGAGGTCAGACGCTACACGACAAGCATGTCaaagaatcgtaaccacctgtcagagaataatcactaCCTGTCATAGAATATGCTAATGGTTGGGGGCTCACAACACTCTGATTCTTTCCTAGACCTATAGGAAGAAGCCACATGTTATCCAACGCTAGACAAAggctgacatccgacattccttGACACCTGTCAGATTCCAGAAGCATCTGttacagtataaaaagggatgctttgtcccttacgcaggtacgctcactcgtcctTTCTTACCAGTTTTTTACTTTTTCTACTTTTTCTGTTTCTTCTGGAAAAAAAGTACTTGATTTAAGCGTTGGAGggtctgatccggggacttttttctTAGTTTTTGGCCTCTAATGTGAGgagggctcgtctgagtgtgcgcaggatcAGTAACTTCGTCATCCCCGTCATCAGCCACTCGTGGAAGCTTTTCGGCGGGTTGTCAGGTCATCTAGGAGGCccaacgactttccgtcaacaccggCGGCACCGCGACCGTCTTTATCTGATTCAGCTTCCGGACGAGATCAATGTATTTTGTATTTTGTATGATTCTAATTTTAATAGCATAATACATTTACCTATCCAAAAAAAGAAATATTCGACATCAACATTATAAAAAGGGTCCGTAAACGTGGACAGAGCTGTGCGAGAACCCTTCCTCCATGTTTCGGTGATTCCTCTATAAACTTTCTCCTTTCCATTGAAGCTACAGCGAAGCTTTCGCAACTCCAGTCAACACAATTTTCAGCTCTCGCAGGATCAAGTCGCTTAAGGAGAATATGTTTTCAAGCACATAATTCTTGATGTTAGTGGAGCACAAGTGCTACTGATCGCCCATTCGTTGTAGTTGTGAAATAATAGCTTTGTTGCACGACTATTTATAAAGAGATTAGTAGTTCATTTGCCAATTTGTACATGCTGAACCAAAGTGGACATAGTAAATCACTGACTGTGGCAACAATCAATCCAAATATTTAACTTGATATCCTAATCTTCAAATTCCAGTCATCGGAAATTCTCTCCTCTTATTCACCTGAAACATACACACTGGACGCAGTCGCTGTCGCCGTCGGCGACATCAGGTAATCGTCAAATCCGTCGTTATGAAGCAGCTCAAGAAGACTGAAGCTCATGTACGTCGGCGACAGCTCCGGCAGTGGCTCCTCCCCTTCCAGATACCGCATCGTCTGCCTCATGCTCGGCCTCGCCGCCGGCAACGGGTGCGAGCACAGCAGTCCGACCTTCAGCAACAGCTCCACCTCCTCGGTCTCGTAATCCTCCTCCCCCATCCTCGCGTCCCTCGTCGCCGTAATCGACCCCGTTCTCCAGTTCTCCACAACCCAATCCACCAGCACCACCTGCTCCCCCATCGAGGAGCTCAGCGGCCGCCGGCCACAAACGACCTCCAGCACGAACGTCCCGAACGCAAACACGTCGGTCGCGGTCGAGGACTTCCCGGTCCGAGCGAGCTCCGGCGCAAGGTACCCCATGGTCCCGACCACGTTGGTGGATGTCAGATCAGCGCCGTGATCGTACAATCTTGCAAGGCCGAAATCTCCCAACCTCGCATTGAATTCCTCGTCGAGCAGCACGTTGCTGGCCTTGATGTCTCTGTGGATGACGACCTGCTCCCAATCTTGGTGGAGGTAGAGAAGCCCCGCCGCCACGCCTTTGATGATCTTAAACCGCGCCGCCCAGCTCAGCACCGGCTTGCCGGAATCATGGAGGAACTTGTCGAGGCTACCGTTGCGCATGTAGTCGTAGACGAGGAGGAGCTCACGTTTCCGGCGGCAGTACCCTAGCAAGGGCACCAAATTCCGGTGGCGGAGCCGGCCGAGACTCACCACCTCTGCGACGAACTCCCTCATCCCCTGTCTCGACTCATGGGACACTCTTTTCACGGCGATCTCCGTTCTAGAGCTCGGAAGAACGCCCTTGTAGACCCTACCGAAGCCGCCGATCCCAAGCAGCTCCTTGTCCCGGAAACCTCTCGTCGCTCTGTGCAAATCCTTGTAGGAGAACCGATGGGAGCTGTAATCCATCTCCCACTGCTCTAGTTCCTCTGCGtacttcatcttcctcctcacGAACAACAGAGCAACGGTAATTGCCACAAGAACAAAGATAGCAGAAGCTAAAGGCAGCAAGACATACAAGAGCTTCGATCGGTTACTCGATTTCGTGCGAGGGAGCGACGGCAGCAAGGAGAAGTTCAGAGCTTGAGCCGTGCCGTTGATGCTGAAGCTCCAGCCCAGAATGTAATGAGACGTCAAGTAAGACCCGGAGGAAGAGGCGAAGCCGACGAACATGGAATCCATCAGAACTCCGGCGAGATCAATTTTGGTAGATAACAGAGGCTTCTTTGGCTTGGCTATCGACGCCGGAGCCAAGGTGACATCAACTCGCCTCTCCCTGCCGTCGTAGTCAACCCAAACTTGCATTACTTGACCGCTCCAGAGGGTTAAGTTGTGGAAAGGTTGGCCGTTGTCGGGATAGTACCCGGCGGGGCTGGAGTTGCTGGACCTCAGGCCGTTGATGTCGACTCCGACATGGTTTTCATTGATGTCCCGGAACTCCGGGTTGAGGATGGTGTCGAGCTCGACGGCGAAGAGATGGTTGGAGGAGTTGCCATTGCTGCTGAGATTGGAGAGGCCCAGGTATTGGCTTCCGATGGCTCTGGAGAAGTCCTCGGTGGGGGAGATGACGAAGGCGATACCGTGGCCGCTGAGATTGGGGTCGACGGAGATGATGCCGAAGGCAAAGGTGGTGGAGAAGGAGAAGACGGAGCCATCAGAGGGATTCCTGAAGTTGAACTTGGATGGGTGGAAGGCGTGGCCGGTGATCTCCTTGGTCATGTTGTTGAGCATCAGGAGACCAGTCGTAGTTATCGTTGCGAAGCCTTCGAGCGTAAGGTTTACACCTCGGAAGCCATTGAAGAGGAAACCATCAAAGGAAGTAGCAATGGtttggaggaggaggaagaggagaaggaagagacaAGTCTTGAGGAGCATTGCTTGGCACAATACTAGTCTTCGAGAGTAAGGTTTACACCTCGGAAGCCATTGAAGAGGAAACCATCAAAGGAAGCAGCAATGATTTgcagaaggaggaagaagaggaggagaagcagGAAGAGCGAGTTTTGAGGAGCATTGCTTGGCACAATACTAGTCTATTGGAAGTCTACTATTCAATGTTTTCAGGTTTTGCCTGGAAGGAGCAAAGTGGTCGACTTTGAATTCAAAATCTTTGACAAGTCTTCAAGGTTAAGATTCCTCTAGGATGGAAAAAGACTCCATGGAAATataattacattttttttatctaaatatCCAATTCCTTACCCGGCCAATTATTTTAGAAGACTCCTAATCAGATTCCTGCAGAAATCAAAAGAGAAGTTAGTGAAGCTGGGAATTCTCAGTGTGTATGCCGGAATAAAAGGAGTGGATGAATATTCTTAGTATCCAAACGAGCTCTTCAACTTTCAATTTTTGCCTGGACTGAGTGCCCAAATGGAACAAGAGTCCATGAATTACATCACAAAAGTTCAGTTAGAAGTCGACCTCATGGATAAGAATCTAGTGTTACTTTACCAATGTCGGCCATGGAAGCCATGTGGCTTAAAATTGTCATCTTCTTTTCTTCAATAAGGCACTGGCTCTAAGGAAAATCTTATCGACCTCATCCAAGTCACCTAATTTCACTTCTTTGGTAGATAAGTTAGCTCTCTTTGAGGCAGCAGCAATTTGGCGTAGATGCTCCTCAAAGTCCTCTGGCTCTTTACCCATGTTAGATGGAAATTTTTCTAGTGCGTCTAGATACAGCGGACGCTCTGATTGTTCAGTCTCCGCTTCAGAATCTGTCTCAAATATATCTGAAAGGTCCTCTGATTCTGACCATGAACTCGATGCAACCAGTGCATCATCGTCAATGGGCTCGTGCCTAGCTTCTTCCACCTCAAGCTCCTTTAAGCTTTTCATATTACTACATGGAGCTATTTTGTTTTCTACAACATTTGAAGTTGCTCCCTCAATGGCTATGTTTATACTTTCTCCCTCTCTTTTCATCCGCTCGTGTAGGTCCTCTAGGTCTTGATGAAGCTTAGGAATGAACCTCCTGACTGCATGTAAGCCATCTCGGTATTTTGACTTGTCAAGAGCCTGTTAGAAATTAGAATACAGTGAGAAAGAAAAAATTGCAAATGGTGCTATAGTTATCATATTAGATAAATGGCTTAATAGGATAGCAAAATAAACTTAAGAAAAAGGTGACCTTCTTTCTCGAAAGAGTGACCTTCGGTGACATAATCTCTGTTGGGGGTTGCACATAGTTCTTTCCCCTGTACATGATAATGGTGTTTTCCTCATGTATATCAAGCACAATTCCACCACTTAATCTAGCTAATTCTTCAGCAATCTCACGAACTTCCTCTGGCAAAAATGTCTTCACCACCACCTGCAGTGTCTGATGCTTTTTCCAGTGCAAATGCATGTTCAGAATCACTCCCTGGAAAACACCACGTCTACCAACAGGTACATAATTTTTGCATTTAAGACCCATCTTGAGGAAGTAAAAGTGCTCTTCCGGGGTAAGTATCTCAGGATCATGGGTAGTTTCTGAAGAGGCTGTAGGTTCGATTTTCTTCATTGCCTCAACAagtctttcctccttccttttagCCTGTGAGAAATGACAATATAGTCACAACTGACAAGAATAAATGGtgtgagtttttttttaaccatATTGTTGTATCAAACTCATCCATGAAAAActaaccaaacaaaataatgttGTTTGGAAAGAAGACTCAAAGGATCTTCTCTGACTTCATATCTTTCTCTCTTGTTTCATAAGCTAAACTATGCTAACAAAACTATTGTTTGAGTTAAAGCGTTGGAACCATAATCTTGACTACAACACCCAAAAATCTGTCCAGATATTTGGGCTCAGATACACAGTCCTTAATCCATTAAATGAGACTACATTGCTTATCCAGAACTCTCAAATTACTTTTAGACTGTGTATACTAACAGGGAaagagaatatgatatacagagATACAAAATGAGAGGAACAGAAAATGGCATTTCTCCCGTAGTGTTCCATGAAGGAAAGAATAAGGACAAGCATATGTTCCATTATAGATTCTTCTTCGGAAGGTCAACCAAAGAGACAGCAAGGAATCATAGTTAGGAGTAGCGATTGAGGCAACAAGGACAGCAATACACGGAGGAGGTTGATGCAAATTGAAAACTAACTTtgattagaattttgaatttacaattgATTTTGATAATTgcttttttctaagtgtcaaGGTTTGGTAACTTTTAATTTGGTGTTTAATAAATATCTTTTAGCATGGttgattttataattttctttggatgattgttgtttttCAGGAAACAAAGAGTTCCACTTTGTATTTGAGAGTTAAATATGTAGATACTAGGAACTTGTAATGGATATGATTATTATAAAGTATACAGTGATactataaattttcatgttcttccaTTTATTAATTCAAATTTCTTCGTTTTATATATCAATTTTATTTGAAGGGGAGCCCTTCCccaggaccccgcatggcgggagcttcatgcaccgggctgcccttttctATATATCAATTTTATTTGCTAATGTTGAGAGCATATTGATTAGAATGTTTGTTCACTTATCTTGCTAAGTATTAGTTCAATTTTCAAATTGAATAATATGCTAACTTGTTAGTAACTTGTACATCTGTCTTCATATGTATACTTTGCCACAAGTTGTGTTTCTACATATTCATCCACCATATTACCTCTTTCATTCCTAGTGACTATAATTACTACATGGATATCATCTTCTCCCCATGATAAGCTAAAGCATTTTCTCATTTGTTGGAAGGGGCGACCAAAAAGAAAGGAAACAAAGTAAAATCCTCAAAGAACACTCTTTATTTCTTATCCACTAGAAGGGATGTCCACAAAACAAAAACTTTATGGTACACGAAGGACATGAATTAAATGATGCAATCATTGTTCCTTGCACGTTGGAATGCACGATCTAATTAAAGATGCTCACAACTCATGTGGAGTCATGTTGGAATGCTTGATCTAATTAAAGATGCTCACAACTCATGTGGAGTCATGTTCTCCTCAATGGAGAAAGACTGAATCAAATCAGGAATTAATTTTAGCTGGAATTTTGAATTTGCAACTGATTTTGGTAATTATTCTAATTTAGGTATTGAACTTTCATAACTTTTAATACAGTAGGAATTTAATTTGTTAGAGTTTACTGAGTATCTTCTTGCATGGTCAGGGTTCTTTGATT includes these proteins:
- the LOC122027645 gene encoding L-type lectin-domain containing receptor kinase SIT2-like, which encodes MLLKTCLFLLLFLLLQTIATSFDGFLFNGFRGVNLTLEGFATITTTGLLMLNNMTKEITGHAFHPSKFNFRNPSDGSVFSFSTTFAFGIISVDPNLSGHGIAFVISPTEDFSRAIGSQYLGLSNLSSNGNSSNHLFAVELDTILNPEFRDINENHVGVDINGLRSSNSSPAGYYPDNGQPFHNLTLWSGQVMQVWVDYDGRERRVDVTLAPASIAKPKKPLLSTKIDLAGVLMDSMFVGFASSSGSYLTSHYILGWSFSINGTAQALNFSLLPSLPRTKSSNRSKLLYVLLPLASAIFVLVAITVALLFVRRKMKYAEELEQWEMDYSSHRFSYKDLHRATRGFRDKELLGIGGFGRVYKGVLPSSRTEIAVKRVSHESRQGMREFVAEVVSLGRLRHRNLVPLLGYCRRKRELLLVYDYMRNGSLDKFLHDSGKPVLSWAARFKIIKGVAAGLLYLHQDWEQVVIHRDIKASNVLLDEEFNARLGDFGLARLYDHGADLTSTNVVGTMGYLAPELARTGKSSTATDVFAFGTFVLEVVCGRRPLSSSMGEQVVLVDWVVENWRTGSITATRDARMGEEDYETEEVELLLKVGLLCSHPLPAARPSMRQTMRYLEGEEPLPELSPTYMSFSLLELLHNDGFDDYLMSPTATATASSVYVSGE
- the LOC122027654 gene encoding uncharacterized CRM domain-containing protein At3g25440, chloroplastic-like isoform X3, whose protein sequence is METEVPVNDQCGAKLKRKKLKGRRAVVKWLKYFRFKKKKEYERMTAEEKILFKLKKAKRKEERLVEAMKKIEPTASSETTHDPEILTPEEHFYFLKMGLKCKNYVPVGRRGVFQGVILNMHLHWKKHQTLQVVVKTFLPEEVREIAEELARLSGGIVLDIHEENTIIMYRGKNYVQPPTEIMSPKVTLSRKKALDKSKYRDGLHAVRRFIPKLHQDLEDLHERMKREGESINIAIEGATSNVVENKIAPCSNMKSLKELEVEEARHEPIDDDALVASSSWSESEDLSDIFETDSEAETEQSERPLYLDALEKFPSNMGKEPEDFEEHLRQIAAASKRANLSTKEVKLGDLDEVDKIFLRASALLKKRR
- the LOC122027654 gene encoding uncharacterized CRM domain-containing protein At3g25440, chloroplastic-like isoform X2; this encodes MHQETHCFSCFCFFVVVLINILRSIVKVQGQDVVESLNAMETEVPVNDQCGAKLKRKKLKGRRAVVKWLKYFRFKKKKEYERMTAEEKILFKLKKAKRKEERLVEAMKKIEPTASSETTHDPEILTPEEHFYFLKMGLKCKNYVPVGRRGVFQGVILNMHLHWKKHQTLQVVVKTFLPEEVREIAEELARLSGGIVLDIHEENTIIMYRGKNYVQPPTEIMSPKVTLSRKKALDKSKYRDGLHAVRRFIPKLHQDLEDLHERMKREGESINIAIEGATSNVVENKIAPCSNMKSLKELEVEEARHEPIDDDALVASSSWSESEDLSDIFETDSEAETEQSERPLYLDALEKFPSNMGKEPEDFEEHLRQIAAASKRANLSTKEVKLGDLDEVDKIFLRASALLKKRR
- the LOC122027654 gene encoding uncharacterized CRM domain-containing protein At3g25440, chloroplastic-like isoform X1 codes for the protein MVSRTLTCHLSRLLLRCPPPQIPNDSTPLLFRCRRLLEKFDPRGTIQGGACSLPQLLTPSVSLESCSNKYSKVHCQSTRYGVSSYLIGINVNGLRNVHSYQPLKNTGQDVVESLNAMETEVPVNDQCGAKLKRKKLKGRRAVVKWLKYFRFKKKKEYERMTAEEKILFKLKKAKRKEERLVEAMKKIEPTASSETTHDPEILTPEEHFYFLKMGLKCKNYVPVGRRGVFQGVILNMHLHWKKHQTLQVVVKTFLPEEVREIAEELARLSGGIVLDIHEENTIIMYRGKNYVQPPTEIMSPKVTLSRKKALDKSKYRDGLHAVRRFIPKLHQDLEDLHERMKREGESINIAIEGATSNVVENKIAPCSNMKSLKELEVEEARHEPIDDDALVASSSWSESEDLSDIFETDSEAETEQSERPLYLDALEKFPSNMGKEPEDFEEHLRQIAAASKRANLSTKEVKLGDLDEVDKIFLRASALLKKRR